One genomic segment of Candidatus Macondimonas diazotrophica includes these proteins:
- the acsA gene encoding acetate--CoA ligase, with protein sequence MSADIIRKPTGGVKIRPHLTDYAAECRNFSWAAARAAIDGLPDGGLNIAYEAIDRHVQTGRGAHIALRWLDKQGAAHDFSYFRLRELTNRFANVLTDLGVGRGDAVFALMGRIPALYLSALGTLKNGSVFCPMFSAFGPEPIHQRMSIGQARVLVTTAALYARKVVGLRASLPDLAHVLIADLDAHAPAPEGTQNLQTLMAQASDTFTIAATQPEDLALLHFTSGTTGRPKGAMHVHEAVIAHQATAGYALDLRPEDVFWCTADPGWVTGTSYGIVAPLVIGATMLVDEQEFDAERWYRTLQNEGVTVWYTAPTAIRMMMKLGAERVRQYRYPDLRFMASVGEPLNSEAVIWSNAAFGMPFHDNWWQTETGGIMIANFAACDVKPGSMGRPLPGIEAAIANLDEAGRLVFVTEPGEQGQLVLRTPWPSMFRGYLNEEARYRKCFIDDWYLTGDLARRDEDGYFWFVGRADDVIKTSGHLIGPFEVEDVLMEHPAVAEAGVIGKPDPVAMEIVKAFVALKPGVKADEALRMALLAHARKRLGAVVAPKEIDFLPALPKTRSGKIMRRLLKARELGLPEGDTSTLEENA encoded by the coding sequence ATGTCCGCGGACATCATCCGCAAGCCCACCGGGGGCGTGAAGATCCGGCCTCATCTGACCGATTATGCGGCCGAATGCCGCAACTTCAGCTGGGCAGCTGCCCGCGCCGCCATCGACGGTCTGCCGGACGGCGGACTCAATATCGCCTATGAAGCCATCGATCGCCATGTCCAGACGGGGCGGGGCGCGCACATCGCGCTGCGCTGGCTGGACAAGCAGGGTGCGGCGCACGATTTCAGCTATTTCCGGCTGCGCGAGCTCACCAATCGCTTCGCCAACGTGCTCACCGATCTCGGCGTGGGACGCGGTGATGCGGTGTTCGCCCTCATGGGTCGCATCCCGGCGCTATACCTCAGCGCACTGGGCACGCTCAAGAACGGCAGCGTGTTCTGCCCCATGTTTTCCGCTTTCGGTCCCGAGCCCATCCATCAGCGCATGAGCATCGGTCAGGCGCGGGTCCTGGTGACCACCGCCGCGCTCTACGCGCGCAAGGTGGTCGGACTGCGCGCTTCCCTGCCCGATCTGGCGCATGTCCTGATTGCCGATCTGGACGCCCATGCGCCGGCGCCCGAGGGAACGCAGAATCTCCAGACGCTGATGGCGCAGGCCAGCGACACATTCACGATCGCCGCCACGCAGCCCGAGGATCTGGCGCTGCTCCATTTCACCAGCGGCACCACCGGACGTCCCAAGGGGGCGATGCATGTCCACGAGGCCGTGATAGCGCATCAGGCCACGGCGGGCTATGCCCTCGATCTGCGGCCCGAGGACGTGTTCTGGTGCACGGCCGATCCGGGCTGGGTGACGGGCACCTCCTACGGCATCGTCGCGCCGCTGGTGATCGGCGCGACGATGTTAGTCGATGAGCAGGAATTCGACGCCGAGCGCTGGTATCGCACGCTGCAGAACGAGGGCGTCACGGTCTGGTACACCGCGCCCACCGCGATCCGCATGATGATGAAGCTGGGGGCCGAGCGCGTGCGCCAGTATCGCTATCCCGACCTGCGTTTCATGGCCAGCGTCGGCGAGCCGCTCAATTCCGAGGCGGTGATCTGGAGCAATGCGGCTTTCGGCATGCCCTTCCATGACAACTGGTGGCAGACCGAGACCGGCGGCATCATGATCGCCAACTTCGCTGCCTGTGACGTCAAGCCCGGCTCCATGGGACGCCCGCTGCCCGGAATCGAGGCGGCCATCGCCAACCTCGACGAGGCGGGTCGGCTGGTGTTCGTGACCGAACCCGGTGAGCAGGGCCAGCTGGTGCTGAGGACACCCTGGCCGTCCATGTTCCGCGGCTACCTGAACGAGGAAGCGCGCTATCGCAAGTGCTTCATCGACGACTGGTATCTGACCGGCGATCTGGCGCGGCGCGATGAGGACGGGTATTTCTGGTTCGTCGGCCGGGCCGATGATGTCATCAAGACCTCGGGGCACCTGATCGGCCCCTTCGAGGTCGAGGATGTGCTGATGGAGCACCCCGCCGTGGCCGAGGCCGGCGTGATCGGCAAACCCGATCCGGTGGCGATGGAGATCGTCAAGGCCTTCGTCGCGCTCAAGCCCGGCGTCAAGGCCGACGAGGCGCTGCGCATGGCGCTGCTGGCCCATGCCCGTAAGCGGCTCGGCGCAGTGGTGGCGCCCAAGGAAATCGATTTCCTGCCAGCGCTGCCCAAGACCCGCAGCGGCAAGATCATGCGCCGACTGCTCAAGGCGCGCGAGCTGGGTCTGCCCGAGGGCGATACCTCGACCTTGGAGGAGAACGCATGA
- a CDS encoding dihydrolipoamide acetyltransferase family protein, producing MAEFRMPSLGSDMEAGTLVEWQIKPGDAVHRGQIVAVVETVKGAIDVEIFEDGVVDELLVVPGAEVPVGTALARIRSAQPRAAPESPEPSTSPAPIAATPAAAPSEPAVAGGVAPAALAPARGDRLKVSPAARRRAAERGIDLADLRGSGPDGAITLADVEGAAAPAPRTVAGARDLAAMRQAIAAAMAHAKREIPHYYLAMPVDMAPALAWLAQRNADRPPDERLLLGVLLVKAVAKATARFAEFNGFYRDGGFEPSEAVHVGMAIALRGGGLVAPALHDARDQDLDALMQGFRDLVQRARSGHLRSSELADPTITVTSLGERGVEAVFPIIYPPQVAIVGFGAVTERPWVQDGRLIARQALTASLAADHRASDGHRGGLFLAAIADVLQQPELL from the coding sequence ATGGCTGAGTTCCGCATGCCCTCGCTCGGTTCGGACATGGAGGCCGGCACGCTGGTCGAATGGCAGATCAAGCCGGGAGACGCGGTACACCGAGGCCAGATCGTCGCAGTGGTGGAGACCGTCAAGGGTGCCATCGACGTCGAGATTTTCGAGGACGGCGTGGTGGACGAACTGCTCGTCGTGCCGGGCGCGGAGGTTCCGGTCGGCACGGCGCTGGCCCGCATTCGCAGCGCGCAGCCGCGTGCAGCGCCCGAGTCACCCGAGCCATCGACCTCGCCCGCCCCGATCGCTGCGACCCCGGCAGCTGCGCCATCGGAACCGGCTGTCGCCGGTGGTGTGGCGCCGGCCGCTTTGGCCCCAGCCCGCGGCGATCGGCTCAAGGTCTCGCCGGCAGCACGTCGCCGGGCGGCGGAGCGGGGCATCGATCTGGCTGATCTGCGGGGATCAGGCCCCGATGGCGCGATCACGCTGGCGGATGTGGAAGGTGCCGCCGCGCCCGCGCCCCGCACGGTCGCGGGCGCGCGCGATCTGGCCGCGATGCGTCAGGCGATTGCGGCCGCGATGGCCCATGCCAAGCGCGAGATTCCGCACTACTACCTCGCCATGCCGGTGGACATGGCGCCTGCGCTCGCCTGGCTGGCGCAGCGCAATGCCGATCGCCCGCCTGATGAGCGGCTGTTGTTAGGGGTCCTGCTGGTCAAGGCGGTGGCCAAGGCGACGGCGCGTTTTGCCGAGTTCAACGGCTTCTATCGCGATGGTGGTTTCGAGCCGAGCGAGGCGGTGCATGTGGGCATGGCTATCGCCCTGCGCGGTGGCGGGCTCGTGGCGCCGGCGCTGCACGATGCCCGGGATCAGGACTTGGATGCCCTCATGCAGGGCTTCCGCGATCTGGTTCAGCGCGCCCGCAGTGGGCATTTGCGCAGTTCGGAGCTGGCTGACCCCACGATCACCGTCACCAGCCTGGGCGAACGTGGCGTGGAGGCGGTTTTCCCCATCATCTACCCGCCACAGGTGGCGATCGTCGGGTTCGGCGCTGTGACCGAGCGGCCATGGGTGCAGGATGGGCGCCTCATCGCGCGTCAGGCGCTCACCGCGAGTCTGGCGGCCGATCACCGTGCCAGCGATGGCCATCGGGGCGGATTGTTTCTGGCCGCGATCGCCGATGTGCTGCAACAACCGGAGCTTTTATGA
- a CDS encoding autotransporter assembly complex protein TamA, whose product MVFSRPWRALATGLAFLLVSMSPARAVELVVEVDGLSGDLEKNVRATLGILQENAERMSESRLRRLHLQAEADIEQALRPFGYYTPRIDSALTPRQAGWLARYRIDPGEPVRVADVAVRLAGAGQNDPALRKVAESFPLKSGDVADHRRYEEGKTRLRRRALSNGYLDADFDPAELRIDPAAGQAEILLTLNTGQRYRFGPVSLEQDILRPQFLTRFIPFAPGDDYEIRKLLDLQYVLDDTEYFSRVEVIPHPEQAVDGAVPIEVALDPNKRHKYTFGIGYGTDTGPRGTLGWDNRRVNSLGHRWRSQLKLAQVDASAQFSYLIPIDNPATDSLDLNGGLRETNVEDRTSRITSIGVARTDRDAPWMRILRINLEHERFQLDGSDEEETILSLLPGANWTYTRADDPLYPRDGLRWSVDFLAGVSPDATPYGQALMETRWVHPAGSRGRWILRQQSGATVADTLSDVPLSKRFFAGGDNSVRGYDYQELGSRNEAGLVQGGRYLVTASAEFEQLLWRQWGAAVFVDAGNAFDDTEMDLKTAAGLGLRWRSPVGPLKLDVAQPLDEPDAGWRLHLSLGSEL is encoded by the coding sequence ATGGTGTTCTCCAGGCCCTGGCGCGCACTCGCCACCGGCTTAGCGTTCCTGCTGGTATCGATGTCGCCTGCGCGGGCCGTCGAACTCGTGGTCGAGGTCGATGGCCTCTCCGGAGATCTCGAGAAGAACGTCCGGGCCACCTTGGGCATCTTGCAGGAAAATGCCGAGCGGATGTCGGAATCTCGGCTGCGCCGGCTGCATCTGCAGGCCGAGGCGGACATCGAACAGGCGCTGCGGCCGTTCGGCTATTACACGCCCAGAATCGACAGTGCGTTGACACCACGTCAAGCCGGCTGGCTGGCGCGCTACCGGATCGATCCCGGCGAGCCGGTTCGGGTAGCCGATGTGGCCGTGCGGCTGGCTGGCGCGGGGCAGAATGATCCGGCGCTGCGCAAGGTAGCCGAATCCTTTCCGCTCAAATCGGGGGACGTGGCGGATCATCGCCGCTACGAAGAGGGGAAAACCCGGCTGCGCCGTCGTGCGCTGTCGAACGGCTATCTGGATGCCGACTTCGATCCTGCCGAGCTGCGCATCGACCCCGCTGCCGGCCAGGCGGAGATCTTGCTGACGCTCAATACGGGCCAGCGCTACCGCTTTGGGCCGGTGAGTCTGGAACAGGATATCCTGCGGCCCCAGTTCCTCACTCGGTTCATCCCCTTCGCGCCCGGGGATGACTACGAGATCCGCAAGCTGCTTGATCTTCAATATGTTCTGGATGACACCGAGTATTTCTCGCGCGTCGAGGTCATTCCGCATCCGGAGCAGGCGGTGGATGGGGCCGTCCCGATCGAAGTCGCGCTCGATCCGAACAAGCGCCACAAGTACACCTTTGGCATCGGCTACGGCACGGACACTGGGCCGCGCGGGACCCTGGGGTGGGACAATCGGCGCGTCAATTCCTTGGGGCATCGTTGGCGCAGCCAGCTGAAACTGGCTCAGGTCGATGCCAGTGCCCAGTTCAGCTATCTCATTCCGATCGACAATCCGGCCACCGATTCGCTGGATCTCAACGGCGGTTTGCGGGAAACCAACGTCGAGGACCGAACCAGCCGGATCACCAGCATCGGCGTGGCCCGCACCGACCGCGACGCACCGTGGATGCGCATCCTGCGCATCAATCTCGAACACGAGCGTTTTCAGCTCGATGGCTCGGATGAAGAAGAGACGATCCTGTCACTGCTGCCGGGCGCCAACTGGACCTACACCCGTGCCGACGATCCGCTTTACCCCCGCGACGGCTTGCGCTGGAGTGTCGATTTTCTCGCGGGGGTGTCCCCGGATGCGACACCCTACGGCCAGGCGTTGATGGAGACTCGCTGGGTGCACCCGGCCGGAAGCCGGGGGCGCTGGATCCTGCGCCAGCAAAGCGGTGCGACCGTGGCCGATACCTTGTCGGATGTCCCGTTGTCCAAGCGCTTTTTCGCCGGCGGCGATAACAGCGTGCGCGGCTACGACTACCAGGAGCTGGGCTCGCGCAACGAAGCGGGGCTGGTCCAGGGTGGGCGTTACCTGGTCACGGCCAGCGCGGAATTCGAGCAGTTGCTGTGGCGGCAGTGGGGCGCCGCGGTCTTCGTGGATGCCGGCAACGCATTCGATGATACCGAGATGGATCTGAAAACAGCGGCGGGATTGGGTTTGCGTTGGCGCAGTCCGGTCGGACCGTTGAAACTGGATGTCGCCCAGCCGCTGGATGAGCCGGATGCCGGGTGGCGGCTTCACCTGAGTCTGGGATCGGAGCTATGA
- a CDS encoding acyl carrier protein gives MNRDDIQSRLTQILATIAPEMDPAALDPTLDLREQLDIDSMDLLNFITAIHKQLGVNIPEADYPRLTSLAACVDYVAERR, from the coding sequence ATGAATCGTGACGACATTCAATCCCGTCTGACGCAGATTCTCGCCACCATCGCCCCGGAGATGGATCCGGCCGCGCTCGATCCGACCCTGGATCTGCGCGAGCAGCTCGACATCGATTCGATGGATCTGCTCAATTTCATCACCGCCATCCACAAGCAACTGGGCGTCAACATCCCCGAGGCGGATTACCCCCGGCTCACCAGTCTTGCGGCCTGTGTCGACTACGTCGCCGAGCGGCGCTGA
- the uvrD gene encoding DNA helicase II, translating into MTDVTALLDELNRPQREAVCAPPGPVLVLAGAGSGKTRVLVHRAAWLMTVEGVSPYGILAVTFTNKAAGEMRARLQRWVNLPAGTLWIGTFHGLSHRLLRQHAREAGLPDGFQILDSDDQRRLVKRVLRNLELDETRWPPRQCQAFINAQKEIGLRARDVDAGNDPAHAQMQRIYLAYEEACERAGLLDFAELLLRSFELLQRNPALLAHYRQRFGHLLVDEFQDTNALQYRWLRQLAGPQGQLFVVGDDDQSIYGWRGARADHLQHFLKDYPQTLVIRLEQNYRSTATILDAANALIAQNSDRLGKTLWTDGARGEPIRCYRAFNERDEADFVVETLRRQASDGMPRREMAVLYRSNAQSRVLEEALIQSRIPYRVYGGLRFFERAEIKDALAYLRLTQNRDDDAAFERVVNTPPRGIGVRTVETLRQQARAADLTLWQAARQFTGGRTAAALATFVRQIDALAQTIVDLPLGDQVAEVIQRSGLMAHHGAEKGEQGQGRQENLQELVRAAGGFTTDPESGVSPLIEFLTHAALEAGEMQAGSGEDGVQLMTLHAAKGLEFKVVFITGLEEGLFPHQRALEDASGLAEERRLCYVGMTRARQILYLSYAEKRRLYQSEQYTIPSRFLDEIPPECLEAIRPQIEVSRPISLSTASAAANGFRLGQTVRHARFGEGVVLAFEGAGDSARIHVNFRDAGAKWLVTSYAKLEAL; encoded by the coding sequence ATGACCGACGTAACCGCTCTGCTTGACGAATTGAACCGCCCGCAACGCGAGGCGGTCTGCGCCCCGCCTGGGCCGGTCCTGGTACTGGCCGGTGCCGGCAGCGGCAAAACCCGGGTCCTGGTGCATCGCGCGGCCTGGCTGATGACCGTGGAAGGCGTCTCGCCCTACGGCATTCTGGCCGTGACCTTCACCAACAAGGCCGCCGGCGAGATGCGCGCGCGCCTGCAGCGCTGGGTGAACCTGCCGGCCGGCACACTCTGGATCGGCACCTTTCACGGGCTTTCGCACCGTCTGTTGCGCCAGCACGCACGCGAGGCGGGACTGCCCGACGGCTTCCAGATCCTCGACAGCGACGACCAACGCCGCCTGGTCAAGCGCGTGCTGCGCAATCTGGAACTCGACGAGACGCGCTGGCCGCCGCGGCAATGCCAGGCCTTCATCAACGCGCAGAAGGAAATCGGCCTGCGTGCGCGCGATGTCGACGCCGGGAACGACCCGGCCCATGCCCAGATGCAGCGTATCTATCTGGCCTATGAAGAAGCGTGCGAGCGTGCGGGACTGCTCGATTTCGCCGAGCTGTTGCTGCGCAGTTTCGAGTTGCTGCAGCGCAATCCCGCGCTGCTGGCCCACTATCGCCAGCGTTTCGGTCATCTACTGGTCGATGAGTTTCAGGATACCAACGCCCTGCAATACCGCTGGCTGCGCCAGCTGGCGGGTCCGCAGGGCCAGCTGTTCGTGGTGGGTGACGACGACCAGTCCATCTACGGCTGGCGCGGTGCCCGCGCGGACCACCTTCAGCATTTCCTGAAGGACTATCCGCAGACCCTGGTCATCCGCCTGGAGCAGAACTACCGTTCCACCGCGACCATTCTGGATGCCGCCAATGCCCTGATTGCCCAGAACAGCGACCGGCTCGGCAAGACCCTGTGGACGGACGGCGCGCGTGGCGAACCCATCCGCTGCTATCGGGCCTTCAACGAGCGCGACGAGGCCGATTTCGTGGTCGAAACCCTGCGACGTCAGGCGTCCGACGGGATGCCCCGACGCGAGATGGCTGTGCTGTATCGCTCCAATGCCCAGTCGCGGGTGCTGGAAGAGGCCCTGATCCAGTCCCGGATTCCCTACCGCGTCTATGGTGGCCTGCGCTTTTTCGAGCGTGCGGAAATCAAGGACGCGCTGGCCTATCTGCGCCTGACCCAGAATCGTGATGACGATGCGGCCTTCGAGCGGGTGGTCAACACTCCGCCGCGCGGTATCGGTGTGCGCACCGTGGAGACGCTGCGCCAGCAAGCCCGTGCCGCAGACCTGACCCTATGGCAGGCTGCACGGCAGTTCACGGGCGGGCGGACCGCAGCCGCCCTGGCCACATTCGTGCGCCAAATCGACGCCTTGGCCCAGACCATCGTGGATCTGCCGTTGGGCGATCAGGTGGCCGAAGTCATCCAGCGCAGTGGCCTGATGGCGCATCACGGCGCCGAGAAAGGCGAACAGGGTCAGGGACGACAGGAGAACCTGCAGGAACTGGTCCGCGCGGCCGGCGGATTCACCACCGACCCCGAATCCGGCGTCTCGCCCCTGATCGAGTTTCTCACCCATGCGGCGCTCGAAGCAGGTGAAATGCAGGCCGGCAGCGGCGAGGACGGCGTTCAGCTCATGACCTTGCACGCGGCCAAGGGACTGGAATTCAAGGTCGTGTTCATCACGGGCCTGGAAGAAGGCCTGTTCCCACACCAGCGCGCCCTGGAGGACGCCTCCGGGCTGGCCGAAGAACGGCGGTTGTGTTACGTCGGCATGACCCGAGCCCGGCAGATCCTGTATCTGAGCTATGCCGAAAAGCGCCGTCTCTACCAGAGCGAGCAGTACACCATTCCGTCGCGGTTCCTGGACGAGATTCCACCCGAATGCCTCGAGGCGATCCGGCCACAGATCGAAGTTTCCCGACCCATCAGCCTGAGCACCGCAAGCGCTGCCGCGAACGGCTTTCGCCTGGGCCAGACCGTGCGCCATGCCCGTTTCGGCGAAGGCGTGGTGCTGGCCTTCGAAGGCGCCGGCGACTCGGCCCGCATCCACGTCAACTTCCGCGATGCGGGCGCCAAGTGGCTGGTCACCAGCTACGCCAAGCTCGAAGCGCTCTGA
- a CDS encoding alpha-ketoacid dehydrogenase subunit beta, whose product MSDAPKPHMIQTTYREAMREALREALRNDPRVFLMGEDVGRYGGCYAVSMGLLEEFGEERVRDTPLSESGFVGAGIGAALGGMRPIVEIMTVNFSLLALDQIMNNAATLRHMSGGQFSVPIVIRMATGAGKQLAAQHSHSLEGWYAHIPGLKVLTPATVEDARHMLAAALADPDPVLIFEHVMLYNLDGWMSTQAEAAPIYQARVHRVGADVTVLAYGAGFHKAMRAADQLAADGIEAEVIDLRSLRPLDEATILASASKTHRVVIVDEGWRSGGISAEIMARIVEQGFYELDAPPVRVCGAEVPIPYPKHLEDAAVPQPERIMQAVRQVLGHG is encoded by the coding sequence ATGAGCGATGCGCCCAAGCCGCACATGATCCAGACCACCTACCGCGAGGCGATGCGCGAAGCCTTGCGCGAGGCGCTGCGCAACGACCCCCGCGTATTTCTGATGGGCGAAGACGTGGGGCGCTACGGCGGCTGCTATGCCGTCAGCATGGGGCTGCTCGAGGAATTCGGCGAGGAGCGGGTGCGCGACACGCCACTGTCGGAATCAGGTTTCGTGGGTGCCGGCATCGGCGCAGCGCTCGGCGGCATGCGCCCCATCGTCGAGATCATGACGGTCAACTTCAGCCTGCTGGCGCTGGACCAGATCATGAACAACGCCGCTACCCTGCGGCACATGTCGGGCGGGCAGTTCAGCGTGCCCATCGTGATCCGCATGGCCACCGGCGCGGGCAAGCAGCTCGCCGCCCAGCATTCCCACAGCCTGGAAGGCTGGTATGCCCACATTCCCGGCCTCAAGGTGCTGACCCCGGCGACGGTGGAGGATGCGCGCCACATGCTCGCCGCGGCGCTGGCCGATCCGGATCCGGTCCTGATCTTCGAGCACGTGATGCTCTACAACCTGGACGGCTGGATGTCCACCCAGGCGGAGGCAGCGCCGATTTATCAGGCTCGCGTCCATCGCGTGGGCGCGGATGTGACGGTACTGGCCTACGGCGCCGGCTTTCACAAGGCGATGCGCGCGGCCGATCAACTCGCGGCCGACGGGATCGAGGCTGAGGTGATCGACCTGCGCAGCCTGCGTCCACTGGACGAGGCCACTATTCTGGCATCGGCGTCCAAGACCCATCGGGTGGTGATCGTGGACGAGGGCTGGCGCAGCGGCGGCATCTCGGCCGAGATCATGGCGCGCATCGTGGAACAGGGGTTCTATGAGCTGGATGCGCCACCGGTACGGGTGTGCGGCGCCGAGGTGCCGATTCCCTATCCCAAACATCTGGAGGACGCCGCGGTTCCCCAGCCCGAGCGCATCATGCAGGCGGTCCGGCAGGTGCTCGGCCATGGCTGA
- the pdhA gene encoding pyruvate dehydrogenase (acetyl-transferring) E1 component subunit alpha: MNTVTPPLAERSPADAAALLKDMLRIRRLEERCAQLYTETRIRGFLHLYIGEEAVATGVNQALAPEDAVVATYREHGHALLRGVPMNAIMAEMYGKQEGCSRGRGGSMHLFDAARRFYGGSAIVAGGIPLAVGLALADRMQNRPRVTVCFFGEGAVAEGEFHESMNLAELWQLPVLFVCENNLYAMGTHIARSESVTELCRKLSAYDVPCASVDGMDVLAVAAAARAAVAAIRDGGGPQFLECRTYRFRAHSMFDAQRYRDKAEVAEWMQRCPIDALRQRIEAADLLDAQALSDIEAAVTVEVEAAVAFAEAGSWEPVEDLVRDVYTSAEAMS; the protein is encoded by the coding sequence ATGAACACGGTCACGCCGCCCCTGGCGGAACGGTCGCCGGCTGATGCCGCAGCGCTGCTCAAGGACATGCTGCGCATTCGCCGCCTCGAGGAGCGCTGCGCGCAGCTCTATACCGAAACCCGCATCCGCGGCTTTTTGCATCTGTATATCGGCGAGGAGGCGGTGGCAACCGGCGTCAATCAGGCGCTGGCGCCTGAGGATGCCGTCGTTGCCACTTACCGCGAACATGGCCACGCGCTGCTGCGCGGAGTGCCCATGAACGCCATCATGGCGGAGATGTACGGCAAGCAGGAGGGCTGCAGCCGTGGGCGCGGCGGTTCCATGCATCTGTTCGACGCGGCGCGGCGCTTCTATGGCGGCAGTGCCATCGTCGCCGGGGGCATTCCCCTCGCCGTGGGGCTGGCCTTGGCCGACCGGATGCAGAACCGGCCGCGGGTGACCGTGTGTTTCTTCGGCGAGGGGGCGGTGGCCGAGGGCGAGTTTCACGAATCGATGAATCTGGCCGAGCTGTGGCAGTTGCCGGTCCTGTTCGTGTGCGAGAACAACCTCTACGCCATGGGCACCCACATCGCCCGTTCCGAGTCGGTGACCGAGTTGTGCCGCAAACTCTCAGCCTACGACGTGCCGTGCGCCAGCGTGGACGGCATGGACGTGCTGGCGGTCGCGGCGGCGGCGCGCGCGGCGGTGGCCGCGATTCGGGACGGCGGCGGACCGCAGTTTCTGGAATGCCGCACCTACCGCTTTCGCGCCCATTCGATGTTCGATGCCCAGCGCTATCGTGACAAGGCCGAGGTGGCCGAATGGATGCAGCGCTGTCCCATCGACGCCCTGCGCCAGCGGATCGAGGCGGCCGACCTGCTCGACGCGCAAGCCTTGAGCGACATCGAGGCGGCGGTGACGGTGGAGGTCGAGGCGGCCGTGGCGTTCGCCGAGGCCGGCAGCTGGGAGCCGGTCGAGGATCTGGTGCGCGATGTCTACACCTCTGCGGAGGCCATGTCATGA